A stretch of DNA from Nitrospira sp. KM1:
CGACGGCAGGAAGATCGTTCGTGCGGAGGAAGATGCAAAGCCCGACGGCCGAGACGATCGCGCTCAACGGATCGAACGAGGGCAGCTTATACCATCGAGTGCCGGTATATTGCGTGAGGAGGGTGACGGTGAATGTAACGGCGATCTGAGCGATCGATACGTCGAAGTGCAGCCACAGAAGACCATACAGGAGCAGCGTCCCAAGGCTGGCGATTTGATAGATGCGGGGGTCGAAGGAAGAAAACCTGGACTTGATCTGATCGAGCGTCATCCTGCACCTCATGAATAGATGGCCTATTCACGGTATGGCGCCAGATGAGAGATCCTTTCAGGCGAAAAGTAGGTCTGGCAGAGAGCGCGACCTCTCTCACCTCCTGGAGCGACCCTTCGAGACTCGCCGCGGCGGAAACCTTCAGAAATTCCCTCGCGCTAGCATAAAAAAGATCATCATTGCCTGCTATGAAGACAAAACTCATGCGAGCTTCTGAAAGAAGGAATCCAAGGCACGATTGACCTCATATCCAAACGTGTGCGAGCGGCATCTCAATAAACATAATCTGAACGAGTTGCAGAACTGTTGATCCGATAAATAAACATTCTGCTAATTCCGCTGTGCGCGGAACAATTCCGACACCGTCTGAATCGTGTCCGCTTGGTCGGGCGTCTTGTCCGGGCGGTAGCGTTTGACTCTGGCGAAGCGCAGCGCGAGTCCGGCCGGGTAGCGCGGCGATTCTTGGATGTCGCTGAACGCAATTTCCACGACCATCTGGTGTTTCACGAAGACCGTGTGCTCTTCCCTGTGCGTCTCGAGCGATAGGAGTTGTTCCGTCTGCTGCCGCAGCATCTCGTCGGTCAAACCCTTGAAGGTTTTGCCAAGCATCACGAAATGCCCGCTCGATGGATCGCGCGCGCCCAGGTGCAGATTCGAGAGCCAGCCTTCGCGGCGGCCGTTGCCCCACTCGGCGGCGAGGATGACGAGGTCGAGCGAAGTCGCTTCCTTCAGCTTCAGCCAATGGTATCCGCGTTGACCCGCCACGTAAGGGGCAGTTGGAGATTTGGCCATGACGCCTTCATGCCCCGCCGCCAACGACTGAGCGAGGAATCGCCGGGCTTCTTCGGGTTGTGAAGTGACGACGTGCGGGATCAATTCGGCTGGTGTCATGGTGGCCAAAGCGCGAAGGCGTTCTTCGTACGATTGGGTCAAGAGTGAGCTGCCGTCCAGGTATAATGCATCGAATGCAAAAGGCGAGAGTGGTATCGATTCCCGCATCGCGGCCACGTCCTTGATGCGGCCGAGGCGTCGCATCGTCGTCTGAAACGGCTGCGGACGCCCGTCAGGTCTCAACGCGATCGCTTCGCCATCGAGGACCGCTTCACGCACCGGCAGGTTCCTGGCCCATTCGACGATCTCCGGGAGCCGGCCGGTGATGTCCTGCAATTGGCGGGTGAAGACGCGCACGTCATCGCCGCCTTTGTGCACTTGGACGCGTGCTCCGTCCAGCTTGTACTCGAAAACCGCACGATCCAGCCGCTGCAGCGCTTCGTCCACGTCCTCGGCGCTGTTGGCCAACATCGGTGCAACCGGAACGAATAGACGCATCGAGAAGCGCGCGAGACCGGCGGATTGTTCTTCCAGCGCCGCCTGCGCGAGGTCTCCGATGTTCGGAGCGAACATAAACGCTTGCCGCACCTCGGCGGCAGGCAGGCCGGCCGCAGCGGCGATGGCGTCCAGCAACACCGCTTCCAGGGCACCTTGTCTCACCTCACCGATGAGCAATTGCGACAGGAACGTACGTTCCTGCGGGTTGGCCCGGCTGAATAGGTTGCTTAGCGCGAGAATTCGCCGATCCATTGAACCGGCGCCTCGCTCGGCTGCCAAGACATCCATCAACCGGTCCACGTCCGAAAGCATGAGCGGCTCGCCTGAGGCGGGCGCGTCGTGCATCGCCTTCTGAATGACGCTCCACCCGATGCCGATCTTGCCTTGAGGGAGGGAACCAGTGAGATACAGCGCGGCCAGGACGGCCTCGCGTCCATTGACTTGGCCAAGACATTCCGCCAGCAACCGGATCTTTTCAGATTTCTTGGTCGTGGCGCGGACGCGTTGGACCGTTTCGACCAGTCGGGCGAGTTGCATGCCTCATTATACGAGACGGTTGATGCCTACGATATTCGAGCGCGGGCCGGTTTGCCGGCGCGATCAGCCCACTTCCTGCAGCTTGATCAGATTGGTGCCGCCCGGTCTGCCGATGTGGGTGCCGGATAGAATGACGATGCGTTCTCCGGTCTTGATGAGGCCTTCGGTTTTCAGGCGCCGTTCCGCTTCGAGCAGCCGCTCGTCTGTCTGTGCGATCTCCCGCATCGTATGGGGCATGACGCCCCAATAGAGCGCCATCTGGCGGCGGATCGGCTCGAACGGCGTGAAGGCAATGATGGGGGCGGCGGGACGCTGCTTGGATATCAGACGCGCGGTCATTCCTAACTCGCTAAACGCCACGATCGCGCTGGCCGAGATTGCCGTGGCGGCCGACGACGCTGCGGTGCAGATCGCTTCCGGGCAGGACATCGACACTACGTCGGCGTGCCGTCTCTGGAGGACTCCCGGCTCCGGCCCCTCTTCAGCCGCCCGGATGATGCGGTCCATGACCTCGACGGTTTCGACCGGATGCTGCCCGATCGCCGTTTCAGCCGACAGCATGACGGCGTCGGTGCCGTCGAAGACCGCATTGGCGACATCCGAGGCTTCGGCCCTGGTTGGACGCAAATGCCGCGTCATCGATTCCAACATCTGTGTGGCGGTGATGACGAGACGTCGCCGCCGGTTCGCTTCTCCGATGATGCGCTTTTGAAGGCGGGGCACTGCTTCCGCGCCCATTTCGACTCCCAGATCGCCGCGGGCGATCATCACGCCTTCCGCTTCGTCCAGGATGGCGGTGAGGCAGGAAACGGCTTCGGACCGTTCGATCTTGGCGATGATGGGAATATTTCCGCCGCATTCTGCAACCAGTTTTTTCACTGCCACGATGTCCTCCGGCCCCCGGACGAATGAGAGAGCCAGGTAATCCACTTCCTGTGCGACGCCGAACCGGATGTCTTCGCGATCTTTGTCGGTCAGGGTCGGGGCGCTGACACGGGTGCCGGGGAGATTCATGCCCTTATGCGAAGTCAGCGTGCCGCCGACGATGACGGAGCATTCGACTGAGCCTCCGGAGATCCGATCAACTCTCAATTCGATCAGCCCGTCGTCGATCAGAACCCGCGCCCCGGGCTGCACATCGCGGGCCAAATAGGGATAGGCGACAGGAATCTCGACGCGCGCCGAGCGAGTGGTCGACTGCGCACCCAACTGGCCGCCTGCACGAGCGAGCGGGGTCTGGAGAACCAGCGACTGGCCCTCAGCAATGCCGATTCCTCCTTCGGGAAGCGTCCCGAGGCGAATGCGAGGTCCCTGAAGATCCTGAATGATGGCGACTGCCCGTTGTTGCCGCTCGGCGGCCTGCCGGATGCTCTTGATGGCCGCCTCATGGGATTCGTGCGTCCCGTGTGAAAAGTTAAGGCGCGCCGCATCCATGCCGCGCGCAATAAGCCGATCCAATATGGGCGAGCCATCGCTGGCGGGTCCGACGGTGCAGACGATTTTGGCTTTTCGCATCTTCATTTCCCGGCGTTCGGCCCTTGACAAGAATTCTTGAACACTCAATGATGCGTTGACATCTCTCTTAACGGGTTGGAGATCCAGATGGTGACACAAACCGTCCGGCGGGTGAAGAGGGAATATGAAGCCGGCGAGTGATTCTCTCGACTTTGTGACGATCGACGGTCTGCTGGTCTACGGAGAGCAGTTCTCGCAACGGCAGCCGCAAGATGGCATCTTGTTGCCGGGCGTTTCCGCTCGTGAGGGGAACCGGTCTGAACGCGCCCGTTCTGCCATGAGCAAGATCGTGGCGTTCGTGCAGGGTGCCCGAAGCGGATTTTCAGGAGCCGACGTCTACCGAAAGGCCCGGCAGGCTATTCTTGATGAAACGTGTGCAGGCGATGCGCTCGTATTTTATGCGGCTTGGAACAAGCTCCTTGCCGAAGGGCAGCTCCAGCCTCTGTTGCGCGCGCCCATTGGATCCGTGCAGAAACCTCTCCACCGCCGTCCGGTGGCCATCGTGCCGAGGTCGCAACTCACCCCGCAACTGGCCGAGGGGCGTATTGTGCTCGATCTGGGAGACGAGAGGTTCTGGCTGTTACCGCGTGATCTCGCCGGCCGCACGCTGCTGTTTACCATGCGGCACGGTATTTCACAGGTGGAAAGCAAGACTCACCGCGTCGGCCGGCGTTTGATGAATCAATTGGACGGGCAACGGGGAGTACCGCGGGCGGACGCCGTCGGTACGGCGCTGGCGCGCATGCTGGGCGTAGTCGGCCAGCAATTGGATTTTCTCCACCTCTCCAACTATCTCGACCCCCGCACGTTTCTCCATTTCGTCAGCGTGAGTCCAAACACGCGCCAACTCTTCGACCGCGTGAGCGCCGCGTTGACGAAAGATGGGCCTCTCACACATGAGCCGGTGCAGGTGTCGGCCCTCGAGTCGTCGGATTTTGGCTGGATCACCGGCATCGAGAAAACGGTCGAGCTGCAGGAACTGGCCAAGGCGCTGGGGGTTGAGACGGCCATTGCCAAACGGCTGATCAAGGATCCGCTGTACTGCTATCCCGGCGGGAATTCGTTTTTCGATCTTTATGTAGATGTGATCGACGGGTTGCACAAACTGGGTGAGGCCAATCGAGGGAAGGTCGCCTGCCTCTATACCCATAGCTCCACCCTGCGCGCACTGATGATTTATCTGGATCCCCGTCCGTTTCACGAGGCCTTCACCGAGTTCAGCGATTATAAGGAGAGTCAGGACAATGTCGTCCTCCTCACCGTGGAGAACGGCCGATTGTCCGGGTATTCCACCGCCGTCGGGTTATCAGAGCGTGAAAAGGCCACCCGTGATTCATGGACCGTCGTGGAACGTGTGCGGAAGGACCGGGTGAATTTGAAACCGGGCCAGATCAAACGGATCGTCGCCCTGGTGTCCGGAGGAGATTTTGCCGGCGCAGGCGCCGCGTTGAAAGAGCTGCGGGCAACGGGAAAGCGGTTCGGCCTCGACGTTCACTTCGTCCGGCACGGATTTCTTGGCCTGGCCAACAATTGGATCGAACCGGTGAGTGAAGACGACACGCGCGGCATGAGCAGCCATGCGAGCAGTCCCATCGGCAGCAGCCGCTTCGAGGATTTCAAAGACGAACAGGTTCAGCAGGCCGCCATCCGCAATCTCGAACGGTTCTTGACGGATGCGGCGCTCGTCGTCTTGGGAGGGGACGGCAGCCTGCGAGGCGCCCGCGCCATTTACGAAGCCTTCGGTGTTCAGGTCGTTGGCCTTCCCGGCACCATTGATAACAATATCGAGGGCACGACCTCGTTAGGCTTCCATTCGGCCATTGCCCTGGCTGACCAGTCGATCGAGTCTCTCAAAGCCACCAGCTCTGCCATGGGAAGTGTCTTCTTTGTCGAGGTCATGGGAGCCGGATCAGGTCACTTGGCGCTGGCCTGCGCGTACCAGGCGAGAGCGGAGGGACTGCTTGTCAACGAACATCCGGATCCGGATGCCTATATCGACGAAGCCATTCTCGGCACATTGAAGCGGACACTGGGAGTGCCAAACAAGAGTCACTTGTTCGTCGTGGCCGAGCGCACTCCGCACCGCCATCATCGCGAAGGCGGTGTGCATGGGCTTGTCGATTACGTCGCCGGTGTCATTGCCGAGTGGCCTGAACGGCACGCGCGCCCGGGACAATACCCGTTGACGCTGGCGACCAAGGCGACGATCCTCGGGCACACGCTGCGTGGCGCGCCTCCCACGCCGGATGATAAGGCGATCGGACAGCACCTGGCCTACGAAACCGTGCGCCGTCTCGTGGAATGCCCCGAAGATGTTGTTGGCTGCATGTTGGCGTATCGTGAACGTGGCATCATCGAACCGGTGGCCCTTCATGCGGTCACATCCAAACAATTTGATTGGGACGTATTCGCGAGAATGCACGGCAGCGAAAAAGTCGTAAAGCCGGTTTTATGAGCGGAACCGAGAGCAGACTCTCATCGAGTATGACGTTGTCTGCCTAAACGCTCCCTCCGCTCTCGTATCATTCCTCATCCTTTCCCTATGCAACACCAGGCGAAGACAGCGATGTAGGGCCCATTGTCTCTAGCGGGACGGTCTATCTGGACGCGGCAGTTGGCGAGCGGCTTGAAAATACCTGCCCATGCATGGCTGGAATGTCGAAAGCTCAATGAAATTTTTTCCGCGCTGATCTCATACCCATTGATCGGTCTTTGGTCGGTCTTTGCACATGATATGGAGTTGCGCGAGGACGTTGAATCATCCCATTGCGCAGAAACTCGTTGAACTCACCCATGGATCCGAACGAGACGGCAACACACGACCATCTACCTCAACGCCAAGAAGGACGGAATGCCCGGCAACGCCGGCGATACCCATCGATCGAGCGGCAACCACGAGTTTCCATGAACATTGTGCATATCAGTCCGGCATATGCTCCGGTCCTCGGTGGAGCAGAGTGGCACATGAAGGTCCTCTCCGAAGGACTCGCCGCGCGCGGCCATCGCGTGTCCGTATTGACGACCAATGCGCTGAACCCAATGGATCTCCACCTTGGAGTGCATGGTGCGCTTCCGGAGCGGGAGTACATCAACGGCGTCTCGGTCATCCGCTTCGCTCCGGACGGAGGGGCCTTGGGAGCGTGCATGAGACGATGGGAACAACTCCGCGGCGGCTGGCGATCGATGCATGCCCTGTTCGGGCCGGATGGCATGGCACTGCTCCGTTCCAATCCGCAGGTTTGGCAAATCATGGTCTGGCTTCTCCGCACTCGCGCCGACGTGGTGATGGCGATGAATTGGCACTGGTCGCCCGCCTACTATGCGTATCTGGCACGAAGGATGAAGGATTTCATCTTTGTGGGACTCCCGCAATTTCATACCGACGAATCGTGGAGCCGGAGAACGATTTATCGAAGAATGCTCGCTGGCAGCAGTGCCATCCTGGCGAATACCGCACACGAAGAACAATTTGTGCGCGCCCAAGGGGCATGCCGCGTGGAGGTAGCAGGAGTCGGGGTGCACCCGGAATGTTTTGCCGCCCCCGATGGAGGGTCGTTCAGGGGCCGGTACGGTATCGGCAGCGAACCGGTGGTGGGCTTCGTCGGTCGACAGCAGGTCAACAAGGGCATCGTGCACCTTGTTCACGCTATGAAGCTCGTGTGGCGCTGGAATCCCGATGTGCGCCTCGTGCTTGCCGGGCATCTGGAGACCGCGCATCAGGAGCTGGCGGTCAGAAACGCTATTGAACAATTAACAGCTTCGGAGCGCGAGCGTCTCATTGAAATCAGTCGTTTTGAGGATGCCGAAAAGCCCTCGTTGTACTGGGCCTTCGACGTGTTTGTGCTCCCGTCGATATCCGACTCCTTCGGGATTGCGTATCTCGAAGCATGGTTATGCAGGAAGCCGGTCATTGGCGCGAGGTCGGGGTCCACTGCATGCGTGATTGAAGACGGAGTCGACGGTTTGCTTGTCGAGGCGGGCAATGCGGATGATCTTGCCGCACGGATCATCGCCCTGCTTTCGGATCGCAAGACGTGTAAACGGATGGGGGCGGCGGGGTACGCCAAGACCATCGCCCATCACACATGGGAGAAGGTGATCGACCGGGTCGAGGCGGTCTATCGCGATTTAACCGTAGCACGGAAGACGAGCAGTACTGGAGATGCGGGCAAAGTGAGGGCGCAAGAGGCAACGGACTGCCGGCCCGATTCGGAAAAGGCGACCGGATGACGGTGATGAACAGGCAGCGCCGGATCGCCTGGATTCACAACGGTGACGCGGGTGGCTCAAAGCGGTTCGCCTACGAGATGGTGCGCCATCTGGCTGCACGTGGATACCTGATCGATGAGTACATCGTACGCGGTCGCGTCTCCAACGAGCACTATCTCTCTCTTCGTCCTTTTGTCAGAGCCTCGGTCGAAGTCACGATCAGGCGAACGGACGTCTCGTGGCTCAGGCCGTATCTCGTCAGTTCTCTCGCTGCTCTGGCGCTGACGCTTCGGTCGCGCCGGCATATCGATCCTACCTTGACCAGGCTGGCGCAAACGATCAACTCGAAAGACTACGACTACGTTCATATCGATCAGTATCCATTCTGCCTTGCGATCGAAATCCTGCCTCGCCTGACACAACCGGCCGTCCTGTATAGCCACGAGCCGTCCATCTCACGCTATGCCGGATTCTCAGGGGGCGACGAAACGGCCGAGGTCAGACCGATGGTGAGCGGACTCTATCCATCCATCTGCGCCAGGCTGCAGAGGATTTCTTCCCGTCTCCTCGATAGGCAGGACATCGACAGGACCAGACTCGCCCGGCTGATCCTCGTGAATTCCCATTATTCAAGAGAAATATTTTTCCAGCGCTATGGCGCTCATGCGAAGGTGTGTTACTACGGCGTGGACTGTGCAACCTTCGAGCCCCGCCCGGTGCCGATCGAACCGATTATTCTGTCGGCGGGTCGAATTGTTCGAGCCAAGCAGCACCATCTCGTGATCGAGGCGGTGGCTTCGATCAAACGGCCGCACCGGCCTCACATGGTGATTGCGACACCGGAGTGTGACGAACATCTTGCGGATTCCGAGTATCGGGACGAATTGGCCCGATCGGCAAAGAATCTCGATGTCGATCTCCGGATCCGGTATAGGCCCGGGGAGCACGAGCTGTCGCAGTTGTACCGCCAGGCCCTCGCGTTGGTGTTTGTTCCGATCATGGAACCGTTCGGGTTGGTTGCCTTGGAGGCCATGGCCTGCGGCACCCCGGTGATCGGCGTGAAGGAGGCGGGCATCAGAGAGTTCATCATTGACGGCGTCACTGGAATGCTTATCGATCGGGAAGTTCCTCAGATTGCCGCCGCTATTAGAACATTGCAGCACCACGCCCGGCTGCGATCAGAAATGGGTCGTCAGGGGGCCGAAGTGGTTCGCGCCCACTGGACCTGGGAGCGGGCGGCGGATCGTTATGAACAGATGGGACGCCGAGCCTTGGATATCTAGATCGCACCCTTTCCCGGGGATATTGGATCACGCCTCTTCTGGCCGACATTCCAGATCTCTTCGACCAGATTCAACCAAGTGCGCTCACGGGCGGCTATTTCTACCCTCCTGTGTATAAAGTTGCGACACCCATTGACTCGCTTTTGGCCGATGAGGGAGAGTGGAATCAGGCAGGTGTTGCCGATAGGCCGCCGATGCGGGGTCCGCCCCACATACATACAGAAGGAGGGAAAATATGGAAGCACCAAGGCCTCCATTGCCGCCGTTTGATGCGCAAACTGCCGCACAGAAGGTTCGCATGGCCGAGGACGCTTGGAACACGCGGGATCCTCATCGCGTATCCCTGGCCTATACCCCGGATAGCGTGTGGCGCAATCGGGCAGAGTTCTTCAGCGGGAGAGAGGCGGTTGTGCAATTCTTGACGCGAAAATGGAACAAGGAAATGGACTATCGTCTCATCAAGGAACTCTGGGCCTTCCACGATAACCGGATTGCCGTCAGGTTCGCCTATGAATGGCATGACGATTCAGGCCAATGGTTTCGGTCTTACGGCAACGAGAACTGGGAATTCGACGGACGGGGTTTTATGCGACGCCGAATTGCGAGCATCAATGATCTTCCAATCCATGAGAGTGATCGCAAATATCATTGGGTACCGGGACGGCGCCCGGACGATCATCCGGGATTGACCGCGCTCGGTCTGTAGGTTTTTGCATGACTGCCGGCTGGGAGGACCGCAATTGCTGCAGGACGTGTGGTTTCTAGAAGGGCGATGCTCTCGTTATCTCGTTGAACAAGGTGCCGTCGAAGCGGGGGACGGAAGCCGCTAACGCGCCGGCACGTGAGGGACGAACGCCGGGTTATTTGCGGGATACCGCTGGAACATACACGTGCGCTTGGCCGTCGTCTCCAAGGTTCTGTTTGCCCACTGTCGATTTAACCTTCTTCAGGCGACTACGGTGTAGATTGTGGCCGATGGTGGCCACTCCGAGGCATAGAGGAGGAAGATCATGCCGAAGTTTGACCGGATCACACCCTGTTTATGGTTTGACAATGAGGCGGAAGAGGCCGCTACGTTTTATACAGGTATATTCAAGAAGTCCAAAATCACGAACATCTCACGATATGGAGAGGCCGGTTTTGACGTTCACGGTAGGCCTGCAGGCAGTGTGATGACGGTAGCCTTTGAAATCAATGGCCAGCCGTTCACCGCTCTCAATGGGGGACCGGTCTTTAAGTTTAACGAGGCGGTCTCGTTTCAAATCTTTTGCGAGACGCAACAAGAGGTGGATCGATACTGGAAGCAACTTACCGCAGGCGGAGATCCCGAGGCGCAACAGTGTGGCTGGGTCAAGGACAAGTACGGGGTCTCTTGGCAGGTGATTCCAACGGCACTCATCGACATGCTTGGTGATCCTGACACGAAAAAGTCTCAGCGGGCCATGGAGGCCATGCTGAAAATGAAGAAGCTCGACATTGAAAAATTGAAACAGGCCTACTTGGGATAGCGTAGGGTGACGGTCCTATGTTCGCGCAAGCACAGCTCGCTGATCTCGATACTGTATGGGGTGTGATCGAACGATGCAGGGCCGACCTGAAGAAGCGGGGGATCTTCCGATGGGGCCACATCTATCCCACGCGCGATCTCGTCGCACAGGACATTCAAAATGGAAAATTATATGCGATGATTGTTTCCGCTCGGGTCATCGCAGTCGTCACAGTAGATACGGCTGGAGAAGAGCAATACAAGACCGTGGAGTGGAAGACGGCCGAGCCAGCGCTGATTGTACATCGGCTTTGCGTGGAACCAACTCTGCAAGGCCGCGGCTTTGGCAGCAGAATGATGGAGTACGTGGAACGATACGCCGTACGGCATCGATGTCTAGCAGGCTGTTGAAAAATTGTTTTGGACTCCGGAAAACACAGAGCCGGGTATGATCGCTGATCGGGTCGGAAGAGCTCACAGGATGTTCAGAAAGGCTGCTGTTCTCACCCGCCCCACCCTACGCGCCAAGACGCTCCCTTCCACAGGCAAGGCCGCAGCGAGGTCCGCGACGCGAAGAATAATGAGCGTCACGTTTGCGGACGGGCGCGAGTGCGTGAGCGTCCAGTGTCTTGAGGCGAATCGTATCCTTTCGCACCGACTGTGGGAACAGTCGTCTTCCCGGGTCTCACCCGCCCGCCCCGAGCGGCCCAAGCCGCTCTTATCCGGGCCGAACGCTGAGCCTCTGAGGTTCACGCCGTGCCGAATAAGGCACGGCACGTCTGTGAACGCCGCCGAGATGGTGAGGCGGCAGTGTCCCGCGAGAACGCAGCCTGGTGAAGACG
This window harbors:
- a CDS encoding VOC family protein, whose amino-acid sequence is MPKFDRITPCLWFDNEAEEAATFYTGIFKKSKITNISRYGEAGFDVHGRPAGSVMTVAFEINGQPFTALNGGPVFKFNEAVSFQIFCETQQEVDRYWKQLTAGGDPEAQQCGWVKDKYGVSWQVIPTALIDMLGDPDTKKSQRAMEAMLKMKKLDIEKLKQAYLG
- a CDS encoding glycosyltransferase family 4 protein, which produces MNIVHISPAYAPVLGGAEWHMKVLSEGLAARGHRVSVLTTNALNPMDLHLGVHGALPEREYINGVSVIRFAPDGGALGACMRRWEQLRGGWRSMHALFGPDGMALLRSNPQVWQIMVWLLRTRADVVMAMNWHWSPAYYAYLARRMKDFIFVGLPQFHTDESWSRRTIYRRMLAGSSAILANTAHEEQFVRAQGACRVEVAGVGVHPECFAAPDGGSFRGRYGIGSEPVVGFVGRQQVNKGIVHLVHAMKLVWRWNPDVRLVLAGHLETAHQELAVRNAIEQLTASERERLIEISRFEDAEKPSLYWAFDVFVLPSISDSFGIAYLEAWLCRKPVIGARSGSTACVIEDGVDGLLVEAGNADDLAARIIALLSDRKTCKRMGAAGYAKTIAHHTWEKVIDRVEAVYRDLTVARKTSSTGDAGKVRAQEATDCRPDSEKATG
- the pyk gene encoding pyruvate kinase, with protein sequence MRKAKIVCTVGPASDGSPILDRLIARGMDAARLNFSHGTHESHEAAIKSIRQAAERQQRAVAIIQDLQGPRIRLGTLPEGGIGIAEGQSLVLQTPLARAGGQLGAQSTTRSARVEIPVAYPYLARDVQPGARVLIDDGLIELRVDRISGGSVECSVIVGGTLTSHKGMNLPGTRVSAPTLTDKDREDIRFGVAQEVDYLALSFVRGPEDIVAVKKLVAECGGNIPIIAKIERSEAVSCLTAILDEAEGVMIARGDLGVEMGAEAVPRLQKRIIGEANRRRRLVITATQMLESMTRHLRPTRAEASDVANAVFDGTDAVMLSAETAIGQHPVETVEVMDRIIRAAEEGPEPGVLQRRHADVVSMSCPEAICTAASSAATAISASAIVAFSELGMTARLISKQRPAAPIIAFTPFEPIRRQMALYWGVMPHTMREIAQTDERLLEAERRLKTEGLIKTGERIVILSGTHIGRPGGTNLIKLQEVG
- a CDS encoding nuclear transport factor 2 family protein, with the protein product MEAPRPPLPPFDAQTAAQKVRMAEDAWNTRDPHRVSLAYTPDSVWRNRAEFFSGREAVVQFLTRKWNKEMDYRLIKELWAFHDNRIAVRFAYEWHDDSGQWFRSYGNENWEFDGRGFMRRRIASINDLPIHESDRKYHWVPGRRPDDHPGLTALGL
- a CDS encoding 6-phosphofructokinase, producing MKPASDSLDFVTIDGLLVYGEQFSQRQPQDGILLPGVSAREGNRSERARSAMSKIVAFVQGARSGFSGADVYRKARQAILDETCAGDALVFYAAWNKLLAEGQLQPLLRAPIGSVQKPLHRRPVAIVPRSQLTPQLAEGRIVLDLGDERFWLLPRDLAGRTLLFTMRHGISQVESKTHRVGRRLMNQLDGQRGVPRADAVGTALARMLGVVGQQLDFLHLSNYLDPRTFLHFVSVSPNTRQLFDRVSAALTKDGPLTHEPVQVSALESSDFGWITGIEKTVELQELAKALGVETAIAKRLIKDPLYCYPGGNSFFDLYVDVIDGLHKLGEANRGKVACLYTHSSTLRALMIYLDPRPFHEAFTEFSDYKESQDNVVLLTVENGRLSGYSTAVGLSEREKATRDSWTVVERVRKDRVNLKPGQIKRIVALVSGGDFAGAGAALKELRATGKRFGLDVHFVRHGFLGLANNWIEPVSEDDTRGMSSHASSPIGSSRFEDFKDEQVQQAAIRNLERFLTDAALVVLGGDGSLRGARAIYEAFGVQVVGLPGTIDNNIEGTTSLGFHSAIALADQSIESLKATSSAMGSVFFVEVMGAGSGHLALACAYQARAEGLLVNEHPDPDAYIDEAILGTLKRTLGVPNKSHLFVVAERTPHRHHREGGVHGLVDYVAGVIAEWPERHARPGQYPLTLATKATILGHTLRGAPPTPDDKAIGQHLAYETVRRLVECPEDVVGCMLAYRERGIIEPVALHAVTSKQFDWDVFARMHGSEKVVKPVL
- a CDS encoding glycosyltransferase family 4 protein, coding for MTVMNRQRRIAWIHNGDAGGSKRFAYEMVRHLAARGYLIDEYIVRGRVSNEHYLSLRPFVRASVEVTIRRTDVSWLRPYLVSSLAALALTLRSRRHIDPTLTRLAQTINSKDYDYVHIDQYPFCLAIEILPRLTQPAVLYSHEPSISRYAGFSGGDETAEVRPMVSGLYPSICARLQRISSRLLDRQDIDRTRLARLILVNSHYSREIFFQRYGAHAKVCYYGVDCATFEPRPVPIEPIILSAGRIVRAKQHHLVIEAVASIKRPHRPHMVIATPECDEHLADSEYRDELARSAKNLDVDLRIRYRPGEHELSQLYRQALALVFVPIMEPFGLVALEAMACGTPVIGVKEAGIREFIIDGVTGMLIDREVPQIAAAIRTLQHHARLRSEMGRQGAEVVRAHWTWERAADRYEQMGRRALDI
- a CDS encoding GNAT family N-acetyltransferase, whose product is MFAQAQLADLDTVWGVIERCRADLKKRGIFRWGHIYPTRDLVAQDIQNGKLYAMIVSARVIAVVTVDTAGEEQYKTVEWKTAEPALIVHRLCVEPTLQGRGFGSRMMEYVERYAVRHRCLAGC
- a CDS encoding ATP-dependent DNA ligase: MQLARLVETVQRVRATTKKSEKIRLLAECLGQVNGREAVLAALYLTGSLPQGKIGIGWSVIQKAMHDAPASGEPLMLSDVDRLMDVLAAERGAGSMDRRILALSNLFSRANPQERTFLSQLLIGEVRQGALEAVLLDAIAAAAGLPAAEVRQAFMFAPNIGDLAQAALEEQSAGLARFSMRLFVPVAPMLANSAEDVDEALQRLDRAVFEYKLDGARVQVHKGGDDVRVFTRQLQDITGRLPEIVEWARNLPVREAVLDGEAIALRPDGRPQPFQTTMRRLGRIKDVAAMRESIPLSPFAFDALYLDGSSLLTQSYEERLRALATMTPAELIPHVVTSQPEEARRFLAQSLAAGHEGVMAKSPTAPYVAGQRGYHWLKLKEATSLDLVILAAEWGNGRREGWLSNLHLGARDPSSGHFVMLGKTFKGLTDEMLRQQTEQLLSLETHREEHTVFVKHQMVVEIAFSDIQESPRYPAGLALRFARVKRYRPDKTPDQADTIQTVSELFRAQRN